Sequence from the Cuniculiplasma divulgatum genome:
GAGTGCATTTACGATGCAATGAAGGCCCTCAATTATGCACAGAGATACCAGTTGCCCGTAATACACCTTATTGACAAGAATCTCGCAAACTCAACGGATATGGTTCCTGACATTGACCTCAAGAGGGTTCAGGTACCCCAGACACTCAAGACTGTCCCATCACAGGATTTCCACAGGTACAGCCTCAAGACTGAAACCGGAATATCAGAAATGGGAATTCTGGGAAAGGACATATTCTGGATGACTGGCGATGAACACGACGAACTCGGTCATGTAACTGAGGATACGGAAATGAGGGATTCCCAGATGAGGAAGAGATTCAAGAAGCTGGAGACCGCACTTCAGGAAATCCCAGCAAATGACCAGGCTGTGCTCTACGGTCCGGACAAGGCAGATATAACATTCGTCACGTGGGGCAGCCAGAAGGGTCCCATCCTGGATGTAATGGAAGACCTGAAGCAAGAAGGAATCAGCGCCAACCTGCTTTATCTGAAGATGTTCATGCCGTTTCCGTCTGAATTTGTGAAGAAGGTCCTTGGAAAGGCCAAGCTTGTAATAGACGTGGAGAGCAACATGCTGGCACAGGCTGCAATGGTAATAAAACTGAATACCGGAATCAGCATTGAGAAATCAATTCTAAAGTACAACGGCAGGCATATGACTGAGGATGAGATACTGAAAGCTGCTAAGGATATCTATTCCGGCAAGAGCAAAAATGAAATAGAGGTGTTACAGAATGGCGCATAATTTTAAGAACGACGTAACTGTGGATTGGTGCCCTGGCTGTGGGGACTTCGGAATACTCACATCAATTTCCCAGGCACTGTCTGAACTGAACTTGAATGGAAATGATGTTGTTGCCATATCAGGCATAGGATGTTCCGGAAAGACACCACATTACCTGAACATGGGTGGAGTCCACACGCTTCATGGCAGATCAATACCATTTGCCACTGGAGTTAAACTGGCCAATCCCAACCTGAAGGTAATAGTGCCCAGCGGTGATGGAGACATGCTGGGAATCGGAGCTGGCCATTTCGTGGCCGAAGGGAGACGGAACACTGGGTTAACACTTATAATCTATGACAACGAGGTTTACGGTCTCACCAAAGGCCAGGCAGCGCCAACAATGCAGCTTGGCGAGCAGACCAAGAGCCTGGCAAGACCCAATGTATTCGGCAAGGTGAATCCAATCACCCTGGCTCTTTCATCCGGCTATTCCTTTGTAGCTAGGGGATTCAGCTTTGACATGAAGCAGCTCAAGGATCTCATAAAGATGGCTGTGATGCATGACGGCTCTGCCGTTATTGATGTTCTTCAGCCATGCCCAACATACAACAATGTCAACACAATGGAATGGTACAGGCAGAGAGTTTACAAGCTGGAAGAGGAAGACAAGAGCTGGGATCCGGTCATCACTCCCGGAAACGAGAACACCGCAGAAGAGAAGTTCCAGAAAGCATACACAAAGGGAATGGAGTGGGGAGACCGTATCCCAACAGGAGTTTTCTACGATAACAGGGCAGTGCCCAGCTTTACCAAGAGACTCAACGAGTTTGTACCGAACTACCTGGACTATCCGCCTTCCCAGCAGATAGTAACGGGAAAGGATGGCTACACGCCAGTGGACCCATACGGTACTTTCGCTGAAAAGTTGATCTGAACATCCTTACCCTTTTTTTTAAATTTTTAATTTTCTCCCTCAAATTCTGAATGAAAACATCTTTTCCACGCTACTTAACATGTACTTGATTTTTGGCCCAGTGAATATCACAGCATCACATGCAGCATGGCCGTGATTCCAAGCAACAGAAACAGTATCCCGAAGATTGCAAGTGCAGATATGCTGAATATTCTGACACCAAGTACAACCTCCCGTTCATATTTGAGAGAAGCCCTGTTTACAAGTTCAGACAGGAAAAATATCCAGATTACGATACCAACAAACAGGAATATGATGGTTATGATCCCGAACTTCTGCAGGACACTGAGCCCTGCAGTGAGCCACCAGGCTATCTGCATTGGGTTCACCAATCCGATGGTCAATCCGGCAAGATAACCTGATCCTGCCTTACCGGATTGTTGTGATGCATCGTCAGCAGCTGCTATCCTGAATGCGAGATAAAGGAAGAATATAGCCCCAAGTATGTAGATGTACCTGTCATAGGATTTAAGGTCCAGGACACTGCCAAATACAGTAATTATGATCATTAGAATGAAATCTGCAGTCATGGCACCGAACCCAACAGCCATGCCCCTGAAAACT
This genomic interval carries:
- a CDS encoding LysE family transporter; this translates as MLYFPVLAGIGILLGISLAGPPGPITAILVQRSLKSVFRGMAVGFGAMTADFILMIIITVFGSVLDLKSYDRYIYILGAIFFLYLAFRIAAADDASQQSGKAGSGYLAGLTIGLVNPMQIAWWLTAGLSVLQKFGIITIIFLFVGIVIWIFFLSELVNRASLKYEREVVLGVRIFSISALAIFGILFLLLGITAMLHVML
- a CDS encoding 2-oxoacid:ferredoxin oxidoreductase subunit beta, with the translated sequence MAHNFKNDVTVDWCPGCGDFGILTSISQALSELNLNGNDVVAISGIGCSGKTPHYLNMGGVHTLHGRSIPFATGVKLANPNLKVIVPSGDGDMLGIGAGHFVAEGRRNTGLTLIIYDNEVYGLTKGQAAPTMQLGEQTKSLARPNVFGKVNPITLALSSGYSFVARGFSFDMKQLKDLIKMAVMHDGSAVIDVLQPCPTYNNVNTMEWYRQRVYKLEEEDKSWDPVITPGNENTAEEKFQKAYTKGMEWGDRIPTGVFYDNRAVPSFTKRLNEFVPNYLDYPPSQQIVTGKDGYTPVDPYGTFAEKLI